tttttaattatttttgttgttttttttttgtttctacttacaacaaaaaacttactgttgctatttttatttattttattaaagtttatttattttactttattaaagtttattttttttctacttatttattttattaaagtttattttattttgtttctacttatttattttttaaaattttaatttattttattttgtttctacttatttattaaagtttattttgtttctttctgcttttcatgttttgaacagaaaatactttgagttttagtttaaaaaatactataggtttataaaagctttttagttcattccttttgctattagagttttatagaAGTTTTTTAGTTAATATTctttttgcatggtatcatcatttgacccacatagcatgtgcaagaaagtagagaggttacggcaaaaactggatgcacttcgtgtacaaaacggacaatctctttcgaagtatcagggtttcatacggaaactcgtctgttacaaagggatttcatttttttgaacttatttgaactccagagtttttctgtgttcaaaatgcaccattcaaagccacatcatcaattttcaaccctttctgacttcatttgttatttttcatgaatttactgattattttgagctataagaccctgaaattgaaaagcattttaaatgaactctgaaaaggttgaaagttggcatggtatcatcatttcacccacatagcatctgcaagaaagtacagagggttacggcaaaaactggatgcacttcgtgtacaaaacggacaatctctttcgaagtagataagtgaccaaattaatagaagttcatcatcacattcaaaccaaagtacatacatagttctcattgaacaacatatagctatccagagcatctaaattaacCATACATTGAAagtatgtaaaacatttcaatgcaacaacaaatgcgatcataatcgcaaccaaggtaacaattgatccaactgcataatgatacgaAGCCTCGGTataaatggcatattttctaatctttctaatcttcaaccgcattgcatccatcttgatcttgtgatcatcgatgacatccgcaacatgcaactccaatatcgtcttctcctcctcaatttttttattttttttcttcaagtaattgttttcttcttcaactaaatttaacctctcgacaatagggtcggttggaatttccggttcaaccacctcctagataaataaaatctacgtcacgttggtcggcataattgtcataaaaaataaatgaaccaaatagttataaaaagataatatataccacatccgaatcatagacaggacgagggccgatgggggcggataccaaaaccatcgtactatataataacaaggaataataaaagtaagaaaattagacaaatatctatctgaagtaagaactTTTCTTTCAGAAAggagataagaacaagaggctcaccacggtggtgtcggcgacgagatccgcgcgggcgatcgacggcggtgaagacggggactggacgtgacggaccgctaaacctagacaaatctcggggaaaatggagctcggaggtcgagtttcgagaggagaaagattaactagtgtggctcagacatttcatcgaacacctcatgtgcataggaggtgagctagagcacccaaatgccctcccctcgccggccagaaaaaacaaagcattatggagtgctctgccgtggcgatgggtatatataggcaactcatttgtcccagtTCGTGGTTAGAACCGgaaccaatggctgtgggccaggagcgaggcacattggtcccggttcgtgcctagaaccgggacaaatgggtccccacgaaccgggaccaatgcccacgaggccccggccggccccctgggctaatgaaccgggacgaatgcccccatgggtcccggttcgtgactgaaccgggactaatgggcttgcccagcccgaaccaaagccctgttttctactagtgcaatgtGGTATAGTATCGTCCTGCAGGTCGAACCAGATGCACTATTCCCGTAAACCGGAGACAAAGTGGGGGGGACATGTCTGACTGCCCTGGTCCACCCGAAACCCTCCTCCCTCACCCGTGTGTGTTTCCGCCTggcgccagctgcccacattcatgccgCTCAGAGCGGCCGTTGCGCAACGACGCCGGCCCAAAGCGTTGAAGCGTTGCGCCGGCTGAGAGAGCCACCCGCGCCGCCTATCCGGAGTCCACGCCTATCCAATGCCAGAGCGACGTTTACTGTACGAGATGGGACAAATATCTACCATGCCCGTCCGTCCGTGTGCCGCCATTAAGCACGCTCGTCGCTGAGGAACTAACTCCGGCGCCGCGCATTGATGCACCCATACGCTTGGCGTCACCAGAATCCGCTATTTAAAGGCGGCCGCTCGCAACGCAGAGATGGCGCCTCCGGACGTGAACGTGGCCGCACACGCGCTAGTGGCACAGGCGGTCAAGGACTCCAACTCCACCAGTTGTGCGTCCTACAAGTCGCCGTCCAACTTTCGGGGGCAGATGTGGCAGGTGGACAGTGACGGGCTGTCCGGGTCCATCATTGACCTCACGTCCATCGGTGCCGATGACAGACAGGTCatggactcctccgaggatgagtagggcatgggaggcggcagggcattgtGTCTCAAGTGGGTTGGTCCATCTTCCATGTTCTATCCTCCTTGCTGAAGACCGCACCTccacttcatgggtcttgaacaCCGCCACCGTTCATCGAGACGGCAGATGAAGAACGTGGCCGCTGATGTGGAGTACAAAGAAAGTGGACGACGGGCGCCCCTAGGATATAGGTTTAGGGTTCTGGCGCTTTTTGTAACCAAGAACGTTTGAAATGTGATGAATTTTGTCCGGTTAATAAGAAAATATGTCGTATTTGCATATATTTCGTCCAGTTAATTAAAATTTGGTTTAAAACATATACAGACATCGTTAATGACCGGCTCGTGTATTCGTATACACGGACTGCCCCGAACAGTAAATTTGGGGTCTTGCAAATACCCTagtaatctttccctaataataaagcacggattgactccgtgggtccaccgtcacaatacgcttttttccgtgattttacgctttcagtttgcaCAAGCCGCtaacgaggtggtactaaaataATGTACATGTCCGGTTTTTCTTTCAAACACATTCATGGGCCAGATGGGTTGAGCTGGGCCTGCCTTTCTTTTCCCTTGTTCGTTGGAAGAATTGATCAGCAAAACAAAAATTGATCTCAACTGGAGTTCGATCCCAAGAAGCTCCGATCCGGCGAAGAAGGCATGAACCTACTGAGACACGCACAGCTTTGCAACTCAACTGGGTTCACCGTGGAATAGTCCCACCTCGATTCTTTACTCCAAGTTTCATTGGTTTATATACGTTTTGAAGTTGACTATCAGCAAGCCTCGAGGACCCCAAAAGAAAAGGAGGGAAGGAAGGAATgaaacaaggaaagggaggggcatgcaacggatgcacatgCTGTGATTGCGGGGCAGCAATGGCGGGACGAGGCAGGCGGCTCAGCTCGATCAGAGCGATTGATTGGTTGGAGCAGAGGAACGCGGACGGCGGCATGGCGCTGATGAACAGAGGCCGTGGTCATGGCCCGAACGGCAtggcagggagctcgaggagaccggcgtCCATGACGAAGTGGCGGCGCGGCCCTGAGCAGGTCCTCTTAAAAGAAGACACAGTTTTACATTATTGTGCAGAGTTTTGGTATCTGAAGAATGAATAATGAGAATAGCTTCACTGTAATAGTTCTCCCAAGATTTTTTGGTAATTCAACTCATCCAGTAGCATGATAGTTTTGTCATTTTAATCTTTTACCTGTGTAATTTGATTATTAGGAGATTTATATTCACGATACTAGCAAAGGGGTAGACATTAGGCAGAAGAAGATAGAAGGTACTATTCAAAGGATGAAGAACTAATATCTTAATTTTTTAAGAGGACCTAATGAGTTAGTATATCTGActaaatgactttacattagctaCTATTTTTAAAAATGGATGCCATGTTGAAATAGAGGCTGTAGACCCGTGAGAAGGTGTGTGATATTTTTTTTCTCTGGTTGCAACGCATGGTCATGTTTTCTAGGCGTAAAAAGATATAAGGTACTATTCAAAGGATGAAGAACTAATGTCTTTAATTTTTTTTAAGAGGAACTAATGAGTTAGTATCTAACTAAATGACTTTAGAttagctactactccctccgtctcaaaataagtgtctcaagcttagtataattttacactaaagttagtacaaagttgagacgcttattttgagacggagaaaGTATTTTTTAAATGAGGTAATAACACCAGCGGTGCCTAAACTTGTCACCGATGTTCACTTTGGTATCTAAACTTAAAAAATACATCGAACTAGTTCTATAACTTGGCGGTATGGTTCAAATCACGTCCAGATACGTATCTATTGTTGACTAAACATGCCAGCGTGGCACGGAGCCCACTTGCAGTGCCGAGACAGACCAACATGGAAAGAGTGCGTCTAAATGACCatcgggtcccacctgtcagtgcacAACCGAAATAAATAAAATTGAAGCATGACTATCATTTGAATCGGCGACCTGTGCGTTGTGAAGGACCTGCACAAACCACATCACAGGGAAAGTTAGTTGACTATTATGCATTGCTAACCTTTATGTAGCTAACTAGAGTGCAATCAGTGCGGCCAATTTTCCACATGCTAgttatttttcattttttagaaAAATATTCAAACTATAGTCACAATATTGAATTAATAGTTAATGATCCCTCGAAAAATATTAATGAAAATTTAAATATCCACAAaattgaaataataaaaaataattaaCAAAATGGTTTCATAATATTTGTAAGAATTCACACATATAATAAAATAATTTTGCAATTTTTAAAGTTATACATTTTCGAAATCTTAATCTAATTTTCAAAATCTTCATATTttaaaaacatatcatgtggtcaTTTGTTTACATATTAGTTCTTTTTCCTTTTGTACGTGACCCTTCGACGTGtgggtttcttttttgtttttattcATTCTAAAACTTATGCAAATTATTGTAATGGTAATAAAATAAAGCTAGTATCCACTTGCCTTAGAAATAATATGCATAATTTTTTTTATGTTAAAACATGTTAATGTAATTAAAAAATATTTACGTATTATTATAAATTCAGGTGAGTAAAATGTTCTTTTAACTAGATAAATGTATGTATAGTTTAAAATTTGCTAATTTAAATATAAGAATGTATAAAATCCCCGGGGAACACTAGGCCATTGTTTATTTTTTTCACACATATTGTAATATTTATTTTTATTCGAAAAGATATCTTTTCACAAACACATATACTTTTTTAAAACAAGTCAACACTTTTTACAACTAGAGATACATTTCCTAAAAGCATGGACCGTTCATATACTACCTGAATATTCTGtaatttctaaaataaaaaaaactaaCATGTGGAAAATGGGTGCAATAACTGCAGCACATTTAACTCCACGGCTGTATTGGATGTATAAAACGTTGCAGTGCTTAAAAGACAGCAGAATTACATGGGGAGTTGGTTGGTGCATGTCCTGCGCCGCGCACAGTTCGCCGGTTCAAATCTCAGCTTTGCAACTTTTTGGTTTATTTCAGTTGTGCATTGACAGGTGGGACCCGATAGTCATTGAGATGCACACTCTTCATGGCAGTCTGTCCCGGCACCGTAAGTGGGCCTCACGCCACACTGGCATGTCTAGTCAGCAATACATACATATCTAGACGTGATTGAACCGTATTTGAACCATACTGCCAAGTTATAGAACCAGTTCGgtgtatttttcaagtttaggcACGAAAGTGAACATCGATGGCAAGTTTAGACACCTTTAGTGTTATTACCTCTTTTTAAATAGATGTCATTCTAAAATAATGGTTGTAGACCTTTGGGAAGatgtatgatattttttgtcccgtTGCAATACACGAGCATGTTTTCTAGTATTGATAAATTATGTCGCATGCACATGCGGAACCACCGTGATGAAGGGGCCCTCACGTGCTGCTACGTGGATGGACATGCATGTCCTTGGGCTGGGCAACGGCGTGCAGCCCTACCACGTGCCATTGTTTAAGTTGAGCGTCATGTCAGTGTGCCCATGTGACTTCCAACTTGTTTATTCATCCTCGTGGGAAGCAAGCggtgaaaaagagagaagagaccgTCGAGATCTGCCGGTGCCGGCCAGCAAAGAGAGCGCCGATGgccgccgtcgcccccgcgccgGAGGACCGCGTGGCCGCCGACGCCGCCAAGCTCGTGGCCGCCCACGTGGAAGACGACGAGCAGCGagggggctgctgctgctgctgcggtgcCGCGGCTTCGTCTCTGGCGAGGCGAGCCACGTCCTGGTGCCGCCGGAAGCTCGTCTCGCGCCCCGTCGTCCGTGGCGGACCGATCGAGCCGGCGTCCAAGCGGGTGCTCGTGGCGGTGGCCGCCGGCACGGAGCCGCTCGAGGCGGCCGCCGCGGCCGACATCCTCGACCGCGCCGGCGCCAGGGTCACCGTCGGCACCGCGTCCGAGGGCCTCGTGGTGGAGGCCGGCCATGGGGTCAGGTTCGCCGCGGACGGCAGACTCGCCGGCCTGGAAGCAGAGGAGTTCGACCTCATCGTCCTGCCGGTACGTGCCCTTCACCTGCAGATTTTTGTGTTCCACCGCCCCCTGCGTCTGCATGCCCACGTGACTAGGGCACAGCCGCACAGGACTCGGCCGTGACCAGGGCTCATGGCTCTCTCTACACACCACCATGCTTGTTGAGCTTCCTGTAATTATGCTATGCACAAACAGGGCCATGGTTAGCATACAACTCTACTAAAACGAGCCATGCCCGTTGAGTCCTTAAATTCACATGGTGGCACATCTCATGGAATAAAAAAGATGGCTATAGATCGATTCGTGTGCTCTCCAACTTATCAGTTCGTCCGTGCTATCATGCTCCTGGGGAAAGCTACGGCAAGGGGGGCGAACATGGACCAGGGCCCAGGGGGCAGGGGTCACGGGCCGCATGCGGGTGGAGTCCTTGTCTCTTTGTGCTGTACCCTAAAATATGTGCGAGATAACCGTGCCGCgagcttaggctagtcatagtgagaGTTAGCTAGTAACATAACGCATATCAAGAcgagtttgcttatgtggcaaacaattaatgaggaaagagaggttTGGGGTGTTATCATAACATAGCGCAACTTGAGACAAGATGAGTCTAGGCCTAAATAAATGAAGGCTTCCATGACACAACAAccatgttactacccactatggaggtactAACATTGGCTAGTAACATAAAGGGCCGGTCCTGACATTTCAGGGGCCTGAGGCGGAACTAAAATTTGGGGCCCTTAGTATAAACAAGATATTATAATAATGATTATATACTTGTATATGAAAATTTACATATGAACACTTAAATGCATCCAAAAACAGCATACATATGAACATATTACCTTATAAAATTATATCATTTTTCGATACAAAGTCACTTGTGATGGGGTTCATCTCAATCTCTTCCAATAATTTCATCTCAATGCATACTGATGCCAAGCCATTAATTAAAACTCTCATGAGTCATGCATTCTTGACCTCAGATAGTTTCTTGATAATTTTAATTCTGAAAAGCTTCATCTTTCAATTGATGCCACCATCAGATGCATTGTAAATAAGATGCAATAAACAGCAGAGACATTAGGATAGCAATTAAATTCAGTGGCATGCTTAAAAATCTCCATGGCATTATACCATCTGGCAAAGTGAAATTTAGAATCTTTGATAATTCAGAAAAAGGAAAAACCTAATGAATTAACTGAACTCTCAATCACACTGGCATTATTTCCCCCGACGTTGATGTCAACGGTTAAAGGATGCGAGCTATGCATCATGTATACGAGGGATTAAATATTTAAATACTTCCTctgtcctataatataagagcgtttctgacactagtgtagtgtcaaaaacgctcttatattatgggacggagggagtagtaatgtgCGTATAGAGAGTAGGGATAAGAGAAAGGTAATATAAAATAGTACCTTGGATGGGTCGGCGTCGGCGATCGGGCGTTCAATGATTTGTACTCGTTCGCGTCCGGCTCAAGAGCTGGACGGATCAGCGATGATGTGTGTGTGCTTGTCCAGCGCCCAAGGTGAGAGAGCAAAGCGTGTACTGAATACTGGCTAGACACTCGCGCGATTGGGAGGCCCCGGAATAGAAATCGGCGAGACGACGTACTGCCGATAAGAATTAGGAACGAAATTTGGAGAAAATGAGGCGGGAGGCAAGCTGTTATCGCGAACAGGATGGCGGCTACTCCGCATCTCTCCTCCTTGATTTTTCGCCAAGTGACGGCTGCGGGGTATGCAGGTTGAAATTAGGTACGGCGCATGATTTGACGATGGCTGCCTGATGGAATGACAAGGAAACGAATCACAGAAATAGAAAGGAATACGAAGGCTTCGCTACGTCTTCCGAAATCCACGCCTGGCCATGGCCCATAGTTTTCTTAGCGCAAGCCCACAGGCTACCTCATACACACCCTGGGAGGGGCCCCTCGATTTCGGGGGCCCCCATCAGGGCCGGGcctgcatgttactagtctaactTACTcttcactatgactagccttattaCCGAAACAACTGGCACATATCCATGTGTGCATGGACGTTCGGGATAAGCGGGCCGGGGTGCAGGTGTTCTATTGAATATTTTcgatcatcaccaccaccttcgtACGTGTTGCTGCTTGTAGGGAGGTATGAAAGGATCAGCCAACCTTGGGGACTGCAAGCAGCTGGAGAAAATGGTCAGGAAGCACACGCAGTCGGGGCGCCTGTGCGCCGCCATCGGCGCGGCGCCGGCGATGGTGCTGGCCCGGTGGGGCGTGCTCAAGGGCTTCACGGCGACCTGCCATCCGGCCCTGCTGGGGCGGCTGGGCGACGACGACGGGGTGATCGCCGTGGATGACAGGGTGGTGAAGGACAGGAACGTGGTGACCAGCCAGGGCGTCGGGACGGCGATCGAGTTCGCGCTCGaactggtggagcagctctacggCGAACTCAAGGCACACGAGGTCGCCGGACCTTTGGTAAGTACGGTCTAGCTAGTGTACAACAACTATTACTACTTCAGTTCAATCTTCTTACATGATGTTATTATTAATATTAATTTGTGGAATTTTCTTACATATGCAATTACTAGTATATGCGGCCCCAGCAAGGAGTCAAGTATAGCATCCAAGAGTATAATCAGATCCAATGGAAATGCACCGGCACACCACGGGTTCTTGTGCCGGTTGCCAACGGCTCGGAGGAGATGGAGGCTCTCAACCTGATCGATGTCCTGCGCAGGGCAGGCGCACGCGTCACGGTCGCGTCGGTCGAGGACACGCCACGCATCGTGACCCGCCATTACAAGCTCAATCTGATCACCGATGTGATGCTTGAACAGGCTGCTGAAATGGAGTTCGACCTCATTGTCATGCCGGTAAGTTGGAATTGAGTGGAGCATTTCTTTCTTTGTCTAGAAAATAAAGGTGAACATGTGGCCTCTGATCATAAATGGTGCTCTTTGGACTACTTGAGTGACATTGTTGTTTGTTTGGTGTATGTGTATATGTATGTATCACAGGGTGGTCTTCCAGGTGCTCTCAAGTTCACTAGCAGTGAGAAACTTGTGGGCATGCTGAAGAAACAGGCGGAATCTGGTAGACCCTATGGTGCAATATGCGCTTCCCCTGCTTACGTCCTCGAGCCACACGGATTACTCAAGGTATTTAGTCATTTGTATGTGAGTTTGATGCTTCGGGTTTGTGTTTTCCGTCTTTCTTCAACTTCTGCCATCATTGTAGGGTAAGAAAGCAACATCATTTCCACCCATGGCGCACCTGCTTACAGACCAGAGCGCGTGCGAATacagggtcgtcgtcgacggtaacCTTATCACGAGCAGAGCGCCAGGGACCGCCACAGAGTTCGCCCTAGCCATCGTCGAGAAGCTATTTGGTGAGGAGAAAGCGGTCGCATTAGCCAAGGAGTTGGTTTTTATGTGACAATGTGCATCGTTGAGGCTGGGAGTGCCCATTTTACATGGCTAATATGGGGCTCTATCTAGGTTGGTCACTTGTTGATTATGTATAAGCTATAGGTACACATATTAAACAATCCCGTCTGATATATCTGATGAATGTCAGTTTGAAGATCTTTAATAAGGTTGACATGGACTGCAAAGCAGCAATTGTTCATAATGGAATTACAACTCAGATGCATGCCCGACACACTCTAGGGAGTGTGGTTGTATTGTGTGAAACCTTCTAGGAGCTTCATACCAAGAACTTCGATGGAGATATTTCCAAAGTTAAATTTCGAGAAGGCATAAGACAAAGTGAGTGGGGGGTTGTCCTGCACTACGGAGCGACATATGTTGTCCGAGGCATTGAGGAGCAAGTTAGAGCTCCTTTGATTTAAAGGAATtctataggatttttggaggatcgaaatCCTTTGGAATTTTTCCTACTTTTGTCCTTTCATTCATAGCATTGAATCCCATAGGAATTTTTTCAatggaatcttttgtactacatttcatagaaAATCTCATCCACTCCAAActctttttacaattcctttgcTTTTCCCGTGAAACCAAACACTCCTTgctaatcctgtaggattcaagtgggcatgacACTCTAAACCTATActtttcctattcctgcgttttcaaaatcctgcgaatcaaagaggccctaattGTCTTAGCATTCTTCTCCGATACCTTCGAGGTATTTCCATATTTTCCAGAGTTGTTTTTCGATATTGTGCTACCACTAGGTGCCACACCCACTTTGGTGAAGAGAGTTTTCATGTTTGATCATTCAAATTTTGAACTAGTCAATAATACTGAGTGTGAAGTTCGGTATTACCAAGCACATTCATATGCCCAACAGTCAAATTTCTATAAAAATAGTCCTACCCCTTTGAGTGGGCGGAGGctatacctggccaaacctcgggccgggccgggcctagccaagcccgaggcaaaaaacccaggcccgggcccggcccggcccggccatcaggcctggtttttaggcccgagcccggcccggcccggccatcgggcctggtttttaggcccgagcccggcccaaacACGTAAAATCCCGGCAGGCCTCGGGCCTCGGGCCGGGCCCCTTCATAAAATCGCAAAAATGACGGGCCCGGGCCTGgccatcgggctcaaaatctaggcccgagcccggcccgggagcagcgtcgggctgggccgggtcgggctttttcgggccgggcttcccatggccaggactGGCGGTGGCCCGGGCTGGCTGGGCTAGACGCCGCCCAGCTGATGAAC
This DNA window, taken from Triticum aestivum cultivar Chinese Spring chromosome 1D, IWGSC CS RefSeq v2.1, whole genome shotgun sequence, encodes the following:
- the LOC123179798 gene encoding protein DJ-1 homolog A, translated to MAAVAPAPEDRVAADAAKLVAAHVEDDEQRGGCCCCCGAAASSLARRATSWCRRKLVSRPVVRGGPIEPASKRVLVAVAAGTEPLEAAAAADILDRAGARVTVGTASEGLVVEAGHGVRFAADGRLAGLEAEEFDLIVLPGGMKGSANLGDCKQLEKMVRKHTQSGRLCAAIGAAPAMVLARWGVLKGFTATCHPALLGRLGDDDGVIAVDDRVVKDRNVVTSQGVGTAIEFALELVEQLYGELKAHEVAGPLYMRPQQGVKYSIQEYNQIQWKCTGTPRVLVPVANGSEEMEALNLIDVLRRAGARVTVASVEDTPRIVTRHYKLNLITDVMLEQAAEMEFDLIVMPGGLPGALKFTSSEKLVGMLKKQAESGRPYGAICASPAYVLEPHGLLKGKKATSFPPMAHLLTDQSACEYRVVVDGNLITSRAPGTATEFALAIVEKLFGEEKAVALAKELVFM